The sequence below is a genomic window from Lolium perenne isolate Kyuss_39 chromosome 4, Kyuss_2.0, whole genome shotgun sequence.
ACCTAGTGCAGGCAATTGATTTTCTTGATAAACTTCTTCGCTTTGACCATCAAGATAGGCTCACAGCTGAAGAAGCTATGGTATGTTTCTGTCAGTTATTCACTTGTACAGTAATATAAATTGCTATTAATCGACCATGTCTTACAAGTAGTGCATGCCAACTTGTTGACCTTGAGTGAATTCATGGGATAAATCCTTGATAAAGTATAACAGGTTTCTTTTGATTCCCTGCAGGCTCATGCCTACTTTCAGCAGGTGAGGGCAGCAGAAAACAGCAGAGGGAGAACGTAGCCAAAAGAACCAAGCGAATAGACCGAGCTGCTTCTGAACTGCACTATGGGCAGAGCATTGCGGAATTGGACCCATCTGTCATCTGATTTACTTGAATCTGATGGTTGTGACTTTGTCATACATCTCGGATATGCTGGACCCctgaggttttttttttttttggaattttataATTTGAAAGGTTAAAACTGCGAGCCTACAAAACAGATAGGCTATGCATTGTCATGCCTGAGAAGTTTTGATGCAGTTAAACTGTTCCATCGATGGAATGTCTCAATGTTATGTCTAGCTGTGATTATGGGCGTGTATatggacagagatttggtgcacatgggcaccgGTGATCCCTATTTAAAAAAAATAATTGAAAATCATATTTCTAAgtttcagaaaaatctgaaaataaattacGATGTAGCTAGTATTGTATTCCACAAACGTGTAAAATTTTAGCTGGAAATAATTTGTAttttgggctacacaaaaataaaaaatgtGTGGATCTGAGTAGTGATTCAAatcttaaaaaaaaatcagactttgtcatttttgtgtagcttggAAAAGAAAACATTTGTAATTGGGATTATGTACTTTAGTAGTATACATCAACTCCTTTTAGAATTTTGTTACATAATTTTTTTACACACATAAAtctaatttttgaatttttttagtaCGCCGAGAGCACTGATGTCTAGGATTCAAAATGACTTTTCGCGTGTATATCTTCTTTCTGTGAACCATGTATGTCTATCTTCTTCGTTTGCACAACGCGTGTTATCTTCTTTATGTACTGCAGGATGCAGACTCATGTTCTGCTATTTGTGTCACCGTTCTGTTCTGCACATTGGACCGAGAAAAGTGTGTGGTTGGTGCACGATGTTGCCCTCGCGTAACCATTACGAAGCAGCACGGGCCAGGCTAATGGGCAATATGGGCCTTCCGTTGGGCTAAAAAACCCTAACCAGAGCAGCCTCCTCTCCAGCCCCACGCCGGACTCCGCCTCCTCTCTCCTCCGCCCGCCCTTGCTGGCTTGAGCACGCGCCGGCCTTGCCCCTCCGCCGCCTTTCCTCTTTTCTCCACCCGCGTAACCTTGCTGGTCTGGATTGATCCCGAACGCGGCGGGATGGCGCTGAGGGGCGTTTGGCAGCTGCAGAAGCTCGTGGTGAACTACTGCGATTGGGGAGGGAGCAGCAGGGGGATCAGGTATTGCTCATCACACCGAGAGGAACTGATAGATAATACTACTACACATGTTCTAGCGATTCGATCTGTTCTGTTTTGATGTGGTGATAAATTTCGATTCGGGAGATCCGACTTACTCGTTGTGCTGAGTGAGTTGGAGCCGCTCTGTTAGTTGTGCATGGAGAAATGTGGTGAGCGTCGCCTGTAATTATGTGTTCTGCGCTTTAACCAAGGAAGATCTATTCTTATGAAGCCACTGGAAAATAGCTCATCAGTGGATCAGAAAATCGTGTTGATTTGCCATGTTTAGTTCATCCATTGAAAAAGAAACCGTGTTGATTTGTCATTACTGAAAACGTGAAGAATTCAGTTATGAGAACATTCCATTAGACAGTTCACGCACAGCTTGATCCAATTATACGATTTGCTGGTTACATTGTATGTAATTCTTAACATAAGCTTATTCACATGGTAACTTCTTCCCTTGGGGATTGGTAGGTTAAGCATCAGTTCTATAACTGCAGTTCAAAATTTTCTTTTCTCTATCTCTGTCGTTGGAATTCATTATCTGAACAATTATATTTTTCAATTTGCTTGCTCCTTCACAATTGATACTTCTTGGAATTGCAGGGCTTTCATGGAGTCCCATCTTCCAGCTTTGAAGGAAAAGAACCCCCAGTTAGAGGTAGTGACACAGCTTGTCCGTGGTCAGCACCCGAACTTGAAGGGCATTTACAGTAAGATCTTCCTTTCCTGTTGACCATTGTAGTGTTATCGGGAAACATTCTTAACTTATAATTATGTTGCCTTTCTTTCGCGTTGTGGATTAGATATTTGTGTTGGTACTGACCAAATACATTAGTATTCATGTCATCACTCGCAGTCAAAGCACTGTAGTTTACACTTGCCATATTTAATGCCAGTTGTCACTCTTGTCCCCCTTGCGCTTAAGTACTTGTGATGAATTTGACATGCTCAACCGCCCAAAGGTGAACTCACATGGTTTAAGCATGGCATGCTTAATCGTGTACCGTACCCTTTGTATAACTAAATCTTCGTAGAAAGACTTGTTTTggatgaggggtgcacttgtctaTGACAGCTCTTGTCTAGGACAAGTACATCCATCTCGGATGCAACAGTTTTTGTGGGAGTAAATGCTCATTTAACAAAAACGGTGGAATGCATTTCACAGTTTTAAGTACTTTTCTCTCTCTTTAGTGTTTTGCCCAAGGATAGTTCCATTCCATTGCACTACCCAACCAATCTTATAGCATATAATGATCATGGGAAGAGGTTGCTCCCCAAACCAAACATCTGCCTAGACTCTGTTTTCCTGTTGCTGCTAGGAGAATTTTCATAAAATGATACTCCGAAGGTTGGCATGATTACACTAACCACTCCCCTTCTCACTGACAGGACCAGTCAGCAAAACACGTATTCATATCTGAAACACCATCCTTGTTTGTTTTATTGAACGCATAGCTACATGTGCTTGCTTTTTGAGTAATATTTTTATGTGATGTTATTCTTATATCAATGAGAGACTGGTTTGGTCCTGTCAGTGAGATGGGGAGTGgaatgcatttcacaaagttttaAGCCCAAGGATATTTCCATTCGATTGCACTGACCAAACCAATCTTATAGCATCTTACGATTGTAGGAGGAGGTTGCTCCTCAAACCAACATCAGTCTACATTTTGTTTTCCTGTTGTTTTAATTGTTATCAGGAGAATTTTGATATATGCCATCCCAAAGATTGGTATGACTAGAAATTCCACTCTCAGTCTCACATGTCAGTGAGAGTGAGACACAGATTTATATCAAACCATCATCCTTGTTATTTGTCATGAACTCGTGAATATTGGTGCTTCCATTTGACtaatatttttgtgcagaaaatcacaaTGAGAGAGTGGTCTGTGTCAGAAATTTAGCACCTGAGGACATCATGTTGCAAGCTAGTAGGCTGAGGTGTTCTCTGGGCAGGAAAGTTGTGAAGCTGAGAACCAGACATGTAACGAAGCGACCAAGCGTGCAGGGAACATGGACGACGGAACTGAAGATGTGAATCAAAGTTCTTAGACAAGCTGTTACACTGCTCCTGATTGTGCACTGACAAGAACTGTTTCAGATCTATCGCAAGAACTTTGTGCTGCTATTAGACCTACCTTTTGTCGGTAGTTTACAGTGTCATTCCGTTCTCCTTTTGTTTGAGCCATAATCTGATAATAATATGTAAACCTGGGAGATTCTTGTTAGCATCGTCCGTCTGGCAGATCTGAGTGGCAGGTATTGTCTTAGACCGCAGAAAATTGTTTTAAAGGAAAGGGTCTGCATTTCATGAACCGATTTTGCAATCCATTAGATGTTTTTTGAGCTAGGGATGTGTTTAGAATCATCGGCTTCGGGAGCTGGGAAGCCCCATATATACCCTACTCCCGTAGTTAGTGAAGTTTGACTTTCACGAAAACCAGTATGCACTATATCATGGCAAGTAGAATAGTGAAGTTTGATCAAGGAGTAACAGGGAGGTATCACCCGAATGTACGATTTGCCTTGATTACCTGAATGTACGATTTGCCTTGATTACCTGAATGTGACCCCAAGGCATTTGCCAAGAACTAGGAGTTTGATTTGCTGCGCAATTTTTTTTGCGTATTGCATCCTTTTCTCGTTTTGCATGCATAGTGGACTGAAACTGagcattaattggagcattggtCCAATCCTTTTTTTTCCTGAGAAAGGCAGCAAATTCTCGTTTTTGCATGCATAGTGGGCTCAGTTTGagcattaattggagcattggtCCATCACCTATCTTTTTCTTCCTGAAAAAGGCAGCAAAAGAAACCAACCACCGACGGTAGGGACACATGAACCATACGACAATGAATACTAGTTGAATCCAAGGCCTCGGAGAATCATCCATATCTCTGCGTCTACAGTAGAGAGGGGCGATTTCTTGAGCTCTCCCCGTCGATCCACCTCGCTCGCCGCGGATTCGTGGTTTCCTCCTCCTTcggcggccgctccggcggcgggagggtggggaAACCTCGATTCCCGGCCTGTACATAGTATAGGGTTAGGTGGGGGCCCGGCTGGCGGCGGCATGGAGGAGGTGGCGCTGCTGGAGCGGTTTTTGGTGTCGGCGTGCATCCCCTTCGACGACGGCGTTCCTCGGAGCTCTGGCGTCGCGCGCTCGACTTCCCCGAGCTCGACGTTCTTCGGTTCGTTCGAGTTCTTGAAGCCCCGTCCGGATCTGGCTAGGCGACGGATCTGGAGGAATAAGAAGTGGTggaggacgatgatgaagattggcgcgacgacgacggcggccttCGGGGTAGGGCCATGGGTTCCGGTGATTGGTGACTTCCCGCTCGCATGGGGTCTTCTCTCGATCCAAGGCTTGAAGGAGAGAAGCAGCGACGACGCGCC
It includes:
- the LOC127296587 gene encoding large ribosomal subunit protein mL43, with the protein product MALRGVWQLQKLVVNYCDWGGSSRGIRAFMESHLPALKEKNPQLEVVTQLVRGQHPNLKGIYKNHNERVVCVRNLAPEDIMLQASRLRCSLGRKVVKLRTRHVTKRPSVQGTWTTELKM